A genomic stretch from Coregonus clupeaformis isolate EN_2021a unplaced genomic scaffold, ASM2061545v1 scaf0552, whole genome shotgun sequence includes:
- the LOC123485059 gene encoding uncharacterized protein LOC123485059: MSLLIWSFHIHEPLNLVMSFHINEPLNLVMSFHIHEPLNLVVSFHIHEPLNLVMSFHIHEPLNLVMSFHIHEPLNLVMSFHIHQPLNLVMSFHIHQPLNLVMSFHIHKPLNLVMSFHIHEPLNLVVSFHIHEPLNLVMSFHIHEPLNLVMSFHIHEPLNLVMSFHIHEPLNLVMSFHIHEPLNLVMSFHIHEPLNLVMSFHIHEPLNLVMSFHIHEPLNLVMSFHIHEPLNLVMSFHIHEPLNLVMSFHIHEPLNLVMSFHIHEPLNLVVSFHSTCVLNPPTSPTTDALLPLTNYCDHSLCIPNGTLFPM, from the exons CTTAATCTGGTAATGTCATTCCACATCCATGAGCCTCTTAATCTGGTAGTGTCATTCCACATCCATGAGCCTCTTAATCTGGTAATGTCATTCCACATCCATGAGCCTCTTAATCTGGTAATGTCATTCCACATCCATGAGCCTCTTAATCTGGTAATGTCATTCCACATCCATCAGCCTCTTAATCTGGTAATGTCATTCCACATCCATCAGCCTCTTAATCTGGTAATGTCATTCCACATCCACAAGCCTCTTAATCTGGTAATGTCATTCCACATCCATGAGCCTCTTAATCTGGTAGTGTCATTCCATATCCATGAGCCTCTTAATCTGGTAATGTCATTCCACATCCATGAGCCTCTTAATCTGGTAATGTCATTCCACATCCATGAACCTCTTAATCTGGTAATGTCATTCCACATCCATGAGCCTCTTAATCTGGTAATGTCATTCCACATCCATGAGCCTCTTAATCTGGTAATGTCATTCCACATCCATGAGCCTCTTAATCTGGTAATGTCATTCCACATCCATGAGC CTCTTAATCTGGTAATGTCATTCCACATCCATGAACCTCTTAATCTGGTAATGTCATTCCACATCCATGAGCCTCTTAATCTGGTAATGTCATTCCACATCCATGAGCCTCTTAATCTGGTAATGTCATTCCACATCCATGAACCTCTTAATCTGGTAATGTCATTCCACATCCATGAGCCTCTTAATCTGGTAGTGTCATTCCACTCCACATGTGTTTTGAACCCACCTACCTCTCCCACCACCGATGCACTCCTCCCCCTCACAAACTATTGTGACCACAgtctctgcatcccaaatggcaccctattccctatgtag